A genomic window from Streptomyces broussonetiae includes:
- a CDS encoding ArsR/SmtB family transcription factor translates to MTVDVGGLQAPPVEAVAQAVTAFGLLASRSRLRIMWALSQGESDVTGLAGRVDMALPAVSQHLAKLKLAGLVAARPEGRRQVYYVQDPDIAATIGAMVALLAARAEQRPLQPLSPLEFTLGRPDHKSA, encoded by the coding sequence ATGACGGTTGACGTCGGTGGCCTTCAGGCTCCTCCCGTCGAAGCAGTAGCGCAGGCGGTCACCGCGTTCGGGCTGCTTGCTTCACGTTCCAGACTGCGCATCATGTGGGCTCTGTCCCAGGGTGAGAGCGATGTCACCGGCCTGGCCGGCCGGGTGGACATGGCGTTGCCCGCGGTCAGTCAGCACCTGGCGAAGCTGAAGCTCGCCGGGCTCGTTGCCGCCCGCCCCGAGGGCCGACGGCAGGTCTACTACGTTCAGGACCCCGACATTGCCGCCACCATCGGCGCGATGGTCGCACTGCTCGCCGCGCGAGCAGAACAGAGGCCACTTCAGCCGTTGTCGCCGCTGGAATTCACCCTGGGGAGACCGGACCACAAGTCGGCATGA